Proteins from one Impatiens glandulifera chromosome 2, dImpGla2.1, whole genome shotgun sequence genomic window:
- the LOC124926395 gene encoding uncharacterized protein LOC124926395 produces the protein MDDEVLAGFARRTRKRRDTHEPNGPVSQEEGETSRAVTVEDIVRVMSGIAQQHTPTNKFAEFKKLAPPYFDGSSDPLKADKWIKELEKFFDVLKCDDAEKVRFTIFQLQGNASDWWELEKQTYERDTSTLSWDTFKKAFYNTYFPKSLRQEKEMEFINLKQGNMTVAEYQARFVELEKFAQSWMGSETTKARKFEMGLSPHIRQVVVPFELNTFIEVVDKARLIERELGITRRMDEANTKKRSHQSANEGSRNSFQNRRPIFCE, from the coding sequence ATGGATGATGAAGTGCTTGCCGGTTTTGCACGACGTACAAGGAAAAGACGTGATACCCATGAACCAAATGGACCTGTAAGTCAAGAGGAGGGGGAGACCTCTAGAGCGGTAACAGTTGAGGATATCGTTAGAGTTATGTCAGGAATAGCACAACAACATACACCGACAAATAAGTTTGCTGAATTCAAGAAATTGGCTCCACCATACTTTGATGGTAGCAGCGATCCGCTAAAAGCTGACAAGTGGATAAAAGAGTTGGAGAAGTTCTTCGATGTACTCAAATGTGACGATGCGGAAAAGGTACGATTTACAATATTTCAGTTACAAGGAAATGCAAGCGACTGGTGGGAGTTGGAGAAGCAAACTTACGAGCGCGATACAAGTACACTCTCATGGGATACATTTAAGAAAGCTTTTTACAACACCTACTTTCCCAAGAGCTTGAGGCAAGAGAAAGAGATGGAATTCATAAATCTGAAACAGGGGAATATGACTGTTGCTGAATATCAAGCTCGGTTTGTGGAATTAGAAAAGTTTGCTCAATCATGGATGGGAAGTGAGACTACGAAGGCAAGAAAGTTTGAAATGGGGTTGAGTCCCCACATTAGGCAAGTTGTGGTTCCTTTTGAGCTTAACACTTTCATTGAGGTGGTTGATAAGGCACGATTGATTGAAAGGGAGTTGGGTATTACGAGAAGGATGGATGAGGCGAACACGAAGAAAAGAAGTCATCAAAGTGCCAATGAAGGAAGTCGAAACTCATTCCAGAATAGAAGGCCCATTTTCTGCGAGTAG